In the Necator americanus strain Aroian chromosome X, whole genome shotgun sequence genome, gaagattctggaagcagcacaaagaaaaacgaatctTAAGAAGTGTCGCAGGGATATCCGCGAAtgtaatattccgctagcagccttgctgagcgaagacgagacccgcacgtcttctcgtcgtgataTGGAAGTCATTAcgaagaggttctactcgaaccttttcggttcatcaactcctgtgtcaaccccgatcatccccactggtgaagctccaccacggattctcccttcacAAGTatgagtcgctatcaagagcatgaaacctggcaccgcccccggacctgactttatatcagcagactttggATGGTGATCATCCACTTAATGTAATCTTAGCGGCGCACATGACGTCCtaacttcagaaagaaaggatcccagaccagtggaagacttCTTATCTcattcttatccataagaaaggtgatcAAAAGggccttcggaactaccgtccgatatgcttgctgaatGTGTTATACAAAGTGCTCACTAAGATCGTCCTCACGCTTTCAAAAGTTCAGTTGCTTGAACCACATCCAGActgtgtcgagggtcatagaggtttaccgggaataccgcctgccctttgttctaaccttcgtcgactgtgagaaagccttcgacagcgtagaaacgagagcaatactgtcagcgttggtcgatcaaggtggtGACTGGTCGTATGTGAAGATATTAGCCACTGCGATGCTGCTCGATGCAACGATACGATGCACAC is a window encoding:
- a CDS encoding hypothetical protein (NECATOR_CHRX.G24285.T2), which produces MRPTNFDPISKTSKELLERRRTMRLDPNTSHIEQQKILEAAQRKTNLKKCRRDIRECNIPLAALLSEDETRTSSRRDMEVITKRFYSNLFGSSTPVSTPIIPTGEAPPRILPSQTVSRVIEVYREYRLPFVLTFVDCEKAFDSVETRAILSALVDQGGDWSYVKILATAMLLDATIRCTPAL
- a CDS encoding hypothetical protein (NECATOR_CHRX.G24285.T1); protein product: MRPTNFDPISKTSKELLERRRTMRLDPNTSHIEQQKILEAAQRKTNLKKCRRDIRECNIPLAALLSEDETRTSSRRDMEVITKRFYSNLFGSSTPVSTPIIPTGEAPPRILPSQV